The following are encoded together in the Pseudoalteromonas piscicida genome:
- the trkA gene encoding Trk system potassium transporter TrkA, with translation MKIIILGAGQVGGTLAENLVGEENEITVVDIDGERLRELQDKYDLQGVTGHSAHPEILRQAGAEDADMIIAVTSSDEVNMIACQVAYSIFNTPTKIARIRSEQYLKYKEKLFHNDDLPVDHYIAPEQLVTQYIRRLIDYPGALQVLQFAEGMLSLVAVKAYYGGLLVGYALSALKEHIPNVDTRVAAIYRQGKAIKPLGTTVIEADDEVFFIAATKHIRAVMNELQKLERSYKKIMIAGGGNIGAGLASSLDKNHSVKLIERNQARATQLSEMLDNTVVFCGDASDQELLSEEHIEQVDVFIAVTNDDEANIMAAMLAKRMGVQKTMALIQRGAYVDLVQGGDIDIAISPQQATISALLTHVRRGDIVNVYSLRKGAAEAIEAVAHGDENTSKVVGRAIREIKLPPGATIGAIVRDEDVLIAHDDTIILSGDHVIMFLIDKKQIGVVEKLFQVSALFV, from the coding sequence CGACATCGATGGCGAGCGCTTAAGAGAGCTGCAAGACAAATACGATCTACAGGGCGTCACTGGCCACAGTGCTCACCCTGAGATCTTACGCCAAGCAGGTGCTGAAGACGCCGACATGATAATCGCCGTAACCAGCTCGGATGAAGTCAATATGATTGCGTGTCAGGTTGCCTATAGTATTTTCAATACGCCGACCAAAATTGCTCGGATCCGCTCTGAGCAATACTTAAAGTACAAAGAAAAGCTGTTTCACAATGACGACCTACCAGTCGACCATTACATCGCACCAGAGCAGCTAGTCACTCAATACATCCGTAGGTTGATAGATTATCCTGGCGCTCTGCAGGTGCTGCAATTTGCTGAGGGCATGCTATCACTCGTTGCGGTTAAAGCTTATTACGGTGGTTTACTTGTTGGCTATGCACTTTCTGCATTGAAAGAGCATATTCCAAACGTCGATACCCGCGTTGCCGCTATTTATCGTCAAGGTAAAGCCATCAAGCCACTCGGCACCACCGTAATTGAAGCCGATGATGAAGTGTTCTTTATCGCCGCAACTAAGCATATTCGCGCCGTCATGAACGAGTTGCAAAAGCTTGAACGCTCTTACAAGAAAATTATGATTGCCGGTGGCGGTAACATAGGTGCGGGACTGGCCAGTTCATTAGACAAGAATCATAGCGTCAAGCTCATTGAACGTAATCAAGCTCGTGCCACGCAATTGTCTGAAATGCTCGATAATACAGTGGTGTTTTGTGGCGATGCATCAGACCAAGAGTTGTTATCAGAAGAGCATATTGAACAAGTAGACGTATTCATCGCAGTCACTAACGACGACGAAGCCAATATTATGGCCGCGATGCTTGCAAAGCGAATGGGCGTGCAAAAAACCATGGCGCTTATTCAACGTGGTGCCTACGTTGACCTCGTGCAAGGTGGCGACATTGATATTGCCATCTCACCGCAGCAGGCGACTATCTCAGCGCTGCTAACCCATGTTCGCCGTGGTGATATCGTTAACGTTTATTCATTGCGTAAAGGTGCCGCAGAGGCAATTGAAGCCGTCGCACATGGTGATGAAAACACCTCTAAGGTTGTCGGTCGTGCAATTCGAGAGATCAAATTACCACCGGGTGCGACTATCGGAGCGATTGTCCGTGATGAAGATGTACTGATCGCTCATGACGATACCATTATTCTCTCTGGCGACCATGTGATTATGTTCCTGATCGACAAAAAGCAAATCGGTGTTGTAGAAAAACTCTTCCAGGTAAGCGCTTTATTTGTTTAA
- a CDS encoding TrkH family potassium uptake protein: MQFRTIIKILGQLVALFSITMVPPAIVSLIYKDGGGVPFVLAFIFSVLMGLFAYYPNRKENGDLKAREGFLIVVLFWLVLGSFASLPLIFLDKPNLSLADAVFEAFSGLTTTGATVLTGIEHLPKAVLFYRQQLQWLGGMGIIVLAVAVLPMLGVGGMQLYRAETPGPVKDSKMTPRIADTAKHLWYIYVSLTAACTVAYWIAGMNWFDAICHAFATIAIGGFSTYDASMGYFDNPFINVICVVFLLIAAINFSLHYAAVSSRNIKAYLRDPEFKVFLFIQLALVVICFAVLSSNDVYETGDETLDQAMFQAVSISTTAGFATDSFSTWPLFLPILLIFSSFIGGCAGSTGGGMKVVRVFLLYLQGIRELNRLVHPRAIYSIKLGRKALPDKVVEAVWGFFSAYALVFVIIMIALLGTGLDNITAFSATAACLNNLGPGLGDVAAHYGDISDAAKWILTLAMVFGRLEIFTLLVLFTPTFWRG, encoded by the coding sequence ATGCAATTTCGTACCATAATAAAAATACTCGGGCAGTTGGTCGCTCTATTTAGTATCACTATGGTGCCACCAGCCATTGTATCTTTGATATACAAAGATGGTGGTGGTGTACCTTTTGTTTTAGCTTTTATTTTTAGTGTGCTAATGGGCCTATTTGCTTACTACCCAAACCGCAAGGAAAACGGCGATCTTAAAGCAAGAGAGGGCTTCTTAATCGTCGTCTTATTCTGGCTGGTACTGGGGTCGTTTGCATCATTACCGCTCATTTTCTTAGATAAACCGAATCTATCCCTCGCAGATGCTGTTTTTGAAGCTTTTTCTGGGCTGACAACTACGGGAGCAACGGTATTGACGGGCATAGAGCATTTACCTAAAGCGGTATTGTTCTATCGCCAACAGTTGCAGTGGCTCGGTGGTATGGGGATCATCGTATTGGCCGTTGCTGTTCTCCCTATGCTTGGGGTTGGTGGCATGCAGTTATATCGCGCTGAAACACCAGGTCCAGTTAAAGACTCGAAGATGACACCGCGCATTGCCGATACGGCCAAGCACCTATGGTATATCTATGTGTCTTTAACGGCCGCATGTACAGTGGCTTACTGGATAGCGGGAATGAATTGGTTTGATGCAATTTGTCATGCGTTTGCTACGATAGCCATCGGTGGCTTCTCAACCTATGATGCTTCAATGGGTTACTTTGATAACCCATTTATCAACGTTATTTGTGTCGTCTTCTTGTTGATTGCTGCTATTAACTTCTCGCTACATTATGCTGCTGTATCGAGCCGTAATATTAAAGCCTATTTGCGAGATCCTGAGTTTAAAGTCTTTCTGTTTATTCAGTTAGCGCTAGTGGTGATTTGTTTCGCGGTATTGTCATCAAACGATGTCTATGAAACAGGTGATGAGACCTTAGATCAAGCGATGTTTCAGGCTGTTTCAATTAGCACCACCGCAGGCTTTGCGACTGATAGTTTTTCAACGTGGCCGCTGTTTTTACCTATTCTCTTGATTTTCTCTAGTTTCATTGGGGGTTGTGCGGGCTCTACAGGGGGGGGGATGAAGGTTGTACGTGTCTTCTTGCTTTATTTGCAGGGGATCCGTGAGCTTAATCGTTTAGTGCATCCGCGTGCTATATACTCAATAAAATTAGGCCGCAAGGCGTTGCCAGATAAAGTGGTGGAAGCGGTATGGGGCTTTTTCTCAGCTTATGCGCTGGTGTTTGTGATTATTATGATTGCATTGCTGGGGACGGGACTCGATAACATTACTGCATTTTCAGCAACTGCGGCTTGTCTAAACAACCTAGGTCCTGGGTTGGGAGACGTTGCGGCCCATTATGGCGATATTAGTGATGCCGCAAAGTGGATCCTTACGCTTGCTATGGTCTTTGGTCGCTTAGAAATCTTCACGCTGTTGGTCCTATTTACTCCCACCTTCTGGCGTGGTTAG
- a CDS encoding flagellar brake domain-containing protein, with protein MLNTQEVGQDTLLTAISAGSIVDLEICLPANSKRVKTEYVGMLQGAFLILNHPNPKRLGAALDFVMEGTSVIVRALLENGDGQVIAFKSQIKAVSVHPARLIFLYLPNKVQTYKLRSQNRVPTLIPAKFHCHGIKDVGVIKDISLAGLQLDLTSIDAEHMEEGLKCEVFIEGKEGNQITLEGDIRRIKSYEKIVSLGIHLTSDPDIIRSVLKDYLIDLSIFQDQQDN; from the coding sequence ATGTTAAACACTCAGGAGGTTGGGCAAGATACTTTGCTCACCGCTATCAGCGCTGGAAGTATTGTTGATTTAGAAATTTGTTTACCGGCAAATAGCAAAAGAGTAAAAACAGAATATGTCGGTATGCTCCAAGGGGCGTTTTTAATTCTTAACCATCCCAACCCTAAGCGATTAGGCGCGGCGCTGGACTTTGTGATGGAAGGGACTTCGGTTATCGTCCGAGCTTTGCTCGAAAATGGCGATGGCCAAGTCATTGCATTCAAATCGCAAATTAAAGCGGTCTCAGTCCATCCCGCGCGGCTTATTTTTCTTTACTTACCCAATAAAGTACAAACTTACAAACTTCGCTCGCAAAACCGGGTGCCAACCTTAATCCCCGCAAAGTTTCACTGTCATGGTATTAAAGATGTTGGGGTAATAAAAGACATCTCACTTGCTGGATTACAGCTAGATTTAACATCGATTGATGCCGAGCACATGGAAGAGGGATTAAAATGTGAGGTTTTCATTGAAGGAAAGGAAGGGAATCAGATCACGCTAGAGGGGGATATTCGGCGCATAAAAAGTTATGAAAAAATCGTCTCTTTGGGTATTCACTTAACCTCAGATCCAGACATAATCCGTAGCGTATTGAAAGATTACCTAATCGATTTATCTATTTTTCAAGACCAACAAGATAACTAG